The following proteins are co-located in the Vigna angularis cultivar LongXiaoDou No.4 chromosome 2, ASM1680809v1, whole genome shotgun sequence genome:
- the LOC108327929 gene encoding WAT1-related protein At5g40240 isoform X1 gives MMRERYCYREVLPFIAMVAIECSNVGVNILFKAATQKGLGYYAFIAYSYLISVLFLLLPLPFVFRWSRGLPQLNLSLIFRIFLLGVIGVAAQLCGYKGLNYTSPTLASALSNLIPAFTFILAVIFRMEKVALRSSSTQAKILGSSVSILGALIVLLYKGSIILSTSSPTLSPTPLSPMGSTSQTNWVLGGSLLAIEYLLVPIWYIVQTNIMKQYPAEFIVVFLYNLSGTLISAPICLLLEENLSAWKINPDITLIAIVYSGFFCTGLSSLVHTWGIHLKGPVYVSIFKPLSIVVAAVSSVIFLGDALYFGTVVGAVILSFGFYAVIWGNAKQDELSEDFDMRPSSSSKSPLLLSYKGKDNEETTHC, from the exons ATGATGAGAGAGAGGTACTGTTACAGGGAAGTGCTTCCATTCATTGCAATGGTTGCCATAGAGTGCTCCAACGTTGGTGTGAACATTCTATTCAAAGCTGCAACTCAGAAGGGATTGGGTTATTATGCCTTCATCGCTTATTCATATCTCATCTCtgttctctttctccttttgccTTTGCCCTTCGTCTTTCGATG GTCAAGAGGCCTTCCACAGCTCAACCTCTCTCTCATCTTCAGAATTTTCCTCCTTGGAGTAATCGG AGTGGCAGCTCAACTGTGTGGCTACAAGGGACTGAATTACACATCGCCTACGCTTGCGTCTGCTCTCAGCAACCTCATACCAGCTTTCACCTTCATATTGGCTGTCATTTTCAG GATGGAAAAGGTAGCTTTGAGAAGCTCAAGCACTCAGGCCAAAATCCTGGGTTCGTCCGTATCCATATTAGGTGCACTCATAGTTTTACTCTATAAGGGTTCCATAATCCTTTCAACATCATCTCCAACACTATCTCCTACGCCTCTTTCTCCAATGGGATCTACATCACAAACAAATTGGGTTCTTGGTGGATCCTTACTTGCCATTGAGTATCTTTTGGTTCCAATCTGGTACATTGTTCAG ACCAATATTATGAAACAATACCCAGCAGAGTTTATTGTGGTGTTCCTGTACAACCTGAGCGGGACTCTGATATCTGCTCCAATTTGCTTGCTATTAGAAGAAAATTTGAGTGCTTGGAAGATAAATCCTGATATAACATTGATAGCAATTGTGTATTCG GGTTTCTTTTGCACAGGCCTAAGTAGTTTGGTGCACACTTGGGGCATTCATCTTAAAGGCCCAGTTTATGTTTCAATCTTTAAGCCTCTGTCCATTGTGGTTGCAGCCGTTTCGAGTGTCATCTTCCTTGGTGATGCTCTGTATTTTGGAAC TGTTGTTGGAGCAGTGATACTCTCGTTTGGATTTTATGCTGTCATATGGGGTAATGCAAAACAAGATGAATTGAGTGAGGACTTTGACATGCGTCCTTCGTCAAGTAGTAAGAGTCCTTTGTTGCTGAGCTACAAAGGGAAAGATAACGAAGAGACCACCCATTGTTGA
- the LOC108327929 gene encoding WAT1-related protein At5g40240 isoform X2: protein MMRERYCYREVLPFIAMVAIECSNVGVNILFKAATQKGLGYYAFIAYSYLISVLFLLLPLPFVFRWSRGLPQLNLSLIFRIFLLGVIGVAAQLCGYKGLNYTSPTLASALSNLIPAFTFILAVIFRMEKVALRSSSTQAKILGSSVSILGALIVLLYKGSIILSTSSPTLSPTPLSPMGSTSQTNWVLGGSLLAIEYLLVPIWYIVQGFFCTGLSSLVHTWGIHLKGPVYVSIFKPLSIVVAAVSSVIFLGDALYFGTVVGAVILSFGFYAVIWGNAKQDELSEDFDMRPSSSSKSPLLLSYKGKDNEETTHC from the exons ATGATGAGAGAGAGGTACTGTTACAGGGAAGTGCTTCCATTCATTGCAATGGTTGCCATAGAGTGCTCCAACGTTGGTGTGAACATTCTATTCAAAGCTGCAACTCAGAAGGGATTGGGTTATTATGCCTTCATCGCTTATTCATATCTCATCTCtgttctctttctccttttgccTTTGCCCTTCGTCTTTCGATG GTCAAGAGGCCTTCCACAGCTCAACCTCTCTCTCATCTTCAGAATTTTCCTCCTTGGAGTAATCGG AGTGGCAGCTCAACTGTGTGGCTACAAGGGACTGAATTACACATCGCCTACGCTTGCGTCTGCTCTCAGCAACCTCATACCAGCTTTCACCTTCATATTGGCTGTCATTTTCAG GATGGAAAAGGTAGCTTTGAGAAGCTCAAGCACTCAGGCCAAAATCCTGGGTTCGTCCGTATCCATATTAGGTGCACTCATAGTTTTACTCTATAAGGGTTCCATAATCCTTTCAACATCATCTCCAACACTATCTCCTACGCCTCTTTCTCCAATGGGATCTACATCACAAACAAATTGGGTTCTTGGTGGATCCTTACTTGCCATTGAGTATCTTTTGGTTCCAATCTGGTACATTGTTCAG GGTTTCTTTTGCACAGGCCTAAGTAGTTTGGTGCACACTTGGGGCATTCATCTTAAAGGCCCAGTTTATGTTTCAATCTTTAAGCCTCTGTCCATTGTGGTTGCAGCCGTTTCGAGTGTCATCTTCCTTGGTGATGCTCTGTATTTTGGAAC TGTTGTTGGAGCAGTGATACTCTCGTTTGGATTTTATGCTGTCATATGGGGTAATGCAAAACAAGATGAATTGAGTGAGGACTTTGACATGCGTCCTTCGTCAAGTAGTAAGAGTCCTTTGTTGCTGAGCTACAAAGGGAAAGATAACGAAGAGACCACCCATTGTTGA
- the LOC128195582 gene encoding protein NTM1-like 9, producing the protein MDVKGFGFRPTEEELVDYYLRHRLLGDDPQVHVIPDIDLCEVEPWHVPMLFGESDVQFDFPEWFFFSPVGFKYSNSKRINRTTKCGFWKPTGKDREIRSSDSNILIATKKTLVYYKGRVSRAEKSNWVIHEYHAVTFHESQRTFVLCRLMKKPGGTTEGGGDEGESSRIMISGYENQSIAGGIPSRTTFTGIETTLQQNQTSFPNSSYHDAYFRNESNIEHTSYETTQEEEFLNSIFVHDGYVNNEQNINTFDNTSVHETNQEKKKKKKKSIFSFF; encoded by the exons ATGGATGTTAAAGGATTCGGTTTTAGACCCACAGAAGAAGAACTTGTCGACTATTACCTCAGACACAGGTTGCTGGGTGATGATCCACAAGTCCACGTCATCCCCGACATCGACCTTTGTGAAGTGGAACCTTGGCACGTACCAA TGTTATTCGGGGAATCAGATGTGCAATTTGATTTTCCAGAATGGTTTTTCTTCAGCCCTGTTGGTTTCAAGTATTCGAACAGTAAAAGGATTAACAGGACAACCAAGTGTGGCTTCTGGAAACCCACTGGAAAAGATCGTGAGATTAGGAGCTCCGACTCCAACATTCTCATTGCCACAAAAAAGACTCTCGTTTACTACAAAGGCCGCGTTTCACGTGCTGAGAAGTCCAACTGGGTTATTCATGAATACCATGCTGTTACCTTTCACGAAAGCCAG AGGACTTTCGTTTTGTGTCGCTTGATGAAGAAACCTGGGGGAACAACTGAAGGTGGAGGTGATGAAGGGGAGAGCAGTAGAATCATGATTTCTGGCTATGAGAATCAGTCAATAGCAGGAGGCATTCCTTCA AGAACTACTTTTACTGGAATAGAAACGACCTTACAGCAAAACCAAACGTCTTTTCCAAACTCCTCATATCACGATGCCTATTTTAGAAATGAATCTAACATTGAGCATACTTCATATGAAACTACCCAGGAAGAAGAATTCCTGAATTCTATTTTTGTTCATGACGGTTATgtgaacaatgaacaaaatataaatacctTCGACAATACTTCCGTCCATGAAACAAaccaagagaaaaagaagaaaaaaaagaagagcatattttctttcttctaa